The proteins below come from a single Acidovorax sp. NCPPB 4044 genomic window:
- the ggt gene encoding gamma-glutamyltransferase yields the protein MNPLCTSQPPSLVRPAWSFTAVLTAALLALAGCGGSGGGSASAPVSADGACAVTSDSGLVTVGSGLPGDPAAPEPASGYRVGKTAVHAKQYMVTTANPLASRAGCEVLRKGGSAVDAAVAVQMVLGLVEPQSSGLGGGAFMLHYDAAQKKVQAYDGRETAPAAATENYLRWVSDTDRTAPQPGGARASGRSIGTPGAVRMLELAHRDHGKTTWGDLFQPAEQLARDGFQIGGRMAAAISGATAGLSRDPEAVAYFFNADGTPKALGTVIRNPAYADTLSSIARNGADAFYNGAIAQGIVNKIKATSGGTPAVAITPGLTELSDLTNYRAKRRDPVCTTYREYWVCGMSPPSSGGIAVASALGILENFDLASHKPTNIDIEGGKPTVMGVHLVSEAERLAYADRDKYIADTDFVSLPGGSPALMLGKNYLRSRANLISTTRSMGTAAAGDFGTSAAGVVPIEERGTTHFTIVDKDGNAVVMTTTVEAGMGSFHMTQGFLLNNQLTDFSATPTDAAGLPVANRVEPGKRPRSSMAPTLVFRKAADGSMGEFVMGTGSPGGGTIIQYVVKTVVGALDWGLDAQQATSLVDFGASNSATTSVGGEHPNVNTSNNGNNDPLITGLRALGHTVSTTAQSSGTATIIRVRRNGENVLQGGADPRREGVVLGDTFKP from the coding sequence ATGAATCCACTCTGCACGTCCCAACCCCCTTCCCTGGTCCGGCCCGCCTGGAGCTTCACCGCGGTATTGACCGCCGCCTTGCTGGCACTGGCCGGCTGCGGCGGCAGCGGTGGTGGCAGCGCCTCGGCGCCCGTCAGCGCCGACGGTGCCTGCGCCGTCACGAGCGACAGCGGCCTGGTCACCGTCGGCTCCGGCCTGCCCGGCGACCCTGCCGCGCCCGAGCCGGCCTCCGGCTACCGCGTCGGGAAAACCGCCGTCCATGCCAAGCAGTACATGGTGACGACGGCCAACCCGCTCGCATCGCGCGCGGGCTGCGAAGTGCTCCGGAAGGGCGGCTCGGCCGTGGATGCGGCGGTGGCCGTGCAGATGGTGCTGGGCCTGGTGGAGCCGCAATCCTCCGGCCTGGGCGGGGGCGCGTTCATGCTCCACTACGACGCGGCACAGAAAAAGGTGCAGGCCTATGACGGCCGCGAAACCGCACCGGCCGCCGCCACCGAAAACTATCTGCGCTGGGTGAGCGACACCGACCGCACCGCGCCGCAGCCCGGCGGCGCCCGCGCCAGCGGCCGCTCCATCGGCACGCCGGGTGCCGTCCGCATGCTCGAGTTGGCCCACCGCGACCACGGCAAGACCACCTGGGGCGATCTGTTCCAGCCTGCCGAACAACTGGCGCGCGACGGCTTCCAGATCGGCGGCCGCATGGCAGCCGCCATCTCCGGCGCCACCGCAGGCCTCTCGCGCGACCCCGAGGCCGTGGCCTATTTCTTCAACGCCGACGGCACGCCCAAGGCCCTGGGCACGGTGATCCGCAACCCCGCGTACGCCGACACGCTGTCGTCCATCGCGCGCAATGGCGCCGATGCGTTCTACAACGGCGCCATCGCGCAAGGCATCGTCAACAAGATCAAGGCCACGAGCGGCGGCACGCCGGCCGTGGCCATCACCCCCGGCCTGACGGAGCTGAGCGACCTCACCAACTACCGCGCCAAGCGCCGCGACCCGGTCTGCACCACCTACCGCGAATACTGGGTGTGCGGCATGTCGCCACCGTCGTCGGGCGGCATCGCCGTGGCCTCCGCGCTCGGCATCCTGGAGAACTTCGACCTCGCGAGCCACAAGCCCACGAACATCGACATCGAAGGCGGCAAGCCGACGGTCATGGGCGTGCACCTGGTGAGCGAAGCCGAACGCCTGGCCTACGCAGACCGCGACAAATACATCGCCGACACGGATTTCGTGTCCCTGCCGGGCGGCTCGCCCGCCCTCATGCTGGGCAAGAACTACCTGCGCAGCCGCGCCAACCTGATCAGCACCACCCGCAGCATGGGCACGGCGGCAGCGGGCGACTTCGGCACCAGCGCCGCGGGCGTCGTGCCGATCGAAGAGCGCGGCACCACGCACTTCACGATCGTGGACAAGGACGGCAACGCCGTGGTCATGACCACCACCGTGGAAGCCGGCATGGGCTCGTTCCACATGACGCAGGGCTTCCTGCTGAACAACCAGCTCACCGATTTCTCGGCCACGCCGACCGATGCCGCCGGCCTGCCGGTCGCCAACCGGGTCGAACCCGGCAAGCGCCCCCGCAGCTCGATGGCACCGACGCTGGTGTTCCGCAAAGCAGCCGATGGCAGCATGGGCGAATTCGTCATGGGCACCGGATCGCCGGGCGGTGGCACCATCATCCAGTACGTGGTGAAGACCGTGGTGGGCGCGCTCGACTGGGGCCTGGACGCGCAGCAGGCCACCTCGCTCGTGGACTTCGGCGCCAGCAACAGCGCCACCACGTCGGTCGGAGGAGAGCATCCCAACGTCAACACGAGCAACAACGGCAACAACGATCCGCTGATCACCGGCCTGCGCGCGCTGGGGCACACGGTGTCCACCACGGCGCAATCGAGCGGCACGGCGACCATCATCCGTGTGCGGCGCAACGGCGAGAACGTCCTGCAGGGCGGTGCCGACCCCCGCCGCGAAGGCGTGGTGCTGGGCGATACGTTCAAGCCTTGA
- the pncB gene encoding nicotinate phosphoribosyltransferase — MIITSLLDTDLYKFTMMQVVLHQFPGAQVEYRFKCRNPGVQLAPYAAEIREEIRALCSLQFQDAELLYLRSLRFIKSDFVDFLGLFRLNEKYITVTPLPTGEIDIRIAGPWLHTILFEIPVLAIVNEVYFRNTQKAPDFPEGRQRLDTKIAQLQGEGLGELKIADYGTRRRFSGAWHGEVLRALIARLGTGERRTDGRAGPGQFAGTSNVLYAMKLGVTPLGTMAHEYLQACQALGPRLRDSQIYGFEMWAREYRGDLGIALSDVYGMSAFLRDFDLYFCKLFDGARHDSGDPFAWGERLLEHYRRNRVDPLTKTLIFSDALTVPRTIELFRQFHGRCQLAFGIGTNLTNDLGCTPLQIVIKMTRCNGQPVAKLSDTPGKGMCDDEKYLAYLRQVFDVPASA, encoded by the coding sequence ATGATCATCACCAGCCTGCTCGACACCGACCTGTACAAGTTCACCATGATGCAGGTGGTGCTCCACCAGTTTCCCGGGGCGCAGGTCGAATACCGCTTCAAGTGCCGCAATCCCGGCGTGCAGCTCGCTCCCTACGCGGCGGAGATCCGCGAGGAAATCCGGGCGCTGTGCAGCCTGCAGTTCCAGGATGCCGAACTGCTGTACCTGCGGTCGCTGCGGTTCATCAAGAGCGACTTCGTCGATTTCCTCGGGCTGTTCCGCCTCAACGAGAAATACATCACCGTCACGCCGCTGCCCACCGGCGAGATCGACATCCGCATCGCCGGCCCCTGGCTGCACACCATCCTCTTCGAGATCCCGGTGCTGGCGATCGTGAACGAGGTCTACTTCCGCAACACCCAGAAGGCGCCCGATTTCCCCGAGGGCCGCCAGCGGCTCGACACCAAGATCGCGCAGCTGCAGGGCGAGGGCCTGGGCGAGCTGAAGATCGCCGATTACGGCACGCGGCGCCGCTTCAGCGGCGCATGGCATGGGGAAGTGCTGCGCGCGCTGATCGCCCGGCTGGGCACCGGCGAGCGCCGCACCGACGGCCGCGCCGGCCCCGGCCAGTTCGCCGGCACCAGCAACGTGCTCTACGCCATGAAGCTCGGGGTCACGCCGCTCGGCACCATGGCGCACGAATACCTGCAGGCCTGCCAGGCGCTGGGGCCGCGGCTGCGCGACAGCCAGATCTACGGCTTCGAGATGTGGGCGCGCGAATACCGCGGCGACCTGGGCATCGCGCTGTCGGACGTGTACGGCATGAGCGCGTTCCTGCGCGATTTCGACCTGTATTTCTGCAAGCTCTTCGACGGCGCGCGGCACGACAGCGGCGACCCCTTCGCCTGGGGCGAGCGCCTGCTGGAGCACTACCGCCGCAACCGCGTCGATCCGCTCACCAAGACGCTGATCTTCAGCGACGCGCTCACCGTGCCGCGCACCATCGAGCTGTTCCGCCAGTTCCACGGCCGCTGCCAGCTCGCCTTCGGGATCGGCACCAACCTCACCAACGACCTGGGCTGCACGCCGCTGCAGATCGTCATCAAGATGACGCGCTGCAACGGCCAGCCCGTGGCCAAGCTGTCCGACACCCCGGGCAAGGGCATGTGCGACGACGAGAAGTACCTCGCCTACCTGCGCCAGGTGTTCGACGTGCCCGCGTCCGCATGA
- a CDS encoding 2-hydroxyacid dehydrogenase, with amino-acid sequence MTRPRILVARAIFPEVVDKLAQHFDVESNPEDVIWTPAELAARLADKDGAFTTGSQRIDAALIAACPRLRIVANMAVGYNNFDVDALTAAGVQATNTPDVLTETTADFGFALLMATARRVTESEIYLRQGLWSKWSYDMFAGSDVHGSTLGILGMGRIGQGIARRGAHGFGMNVVYHNRSRLSPELEAECKARYVGKEELLRTADHLVLVLPYTPESHHAIGAAELAQMKPTANLINIARGGIVDDAALAQALRERRIAAAGLDVFEGEPRVHPDLLTVPNVVLTPHIASATVPTRRAMAHLAADNLIAFFGGRGPLTPVNTPRPR; translated from the coding sequence ATGACCCGACCCCGCATCCTCGTCGCCCGTGCCATCTTCCCCGAGGTGGTGGACAAGCTGGCCCAGCATTTCGACGTGGAGTCCAACCCCGAGGACGTGATCTGGACGCCCGCTGAACTGGCCGCGCGGCTGGCCGACAAGGACGGCGCCTTCACCACCGGCAGCCAGCGCATCGACGCGGCGCTGATCGCGGCCTGCCCGCGCCTGCGCATCGTGGCCAACATGGCCGTGGGCTACAACAACTTCGATGTGGACGCGCTCACCGCCGCAGGCGTGCAGGCCACCAACACGCCCGACGTGCTGACCGAGACCACGGCGGACTTCGGCTTCGCGCTGCTCATGGCGACGGCCCGCCGCGTGACCGAGAGCGAGATCTACCTGCGCCAGGGCCTCTGGAGCAAGTGGAGCTACGACATGTTCGCGGGCTCCGACGTGCACGGCTCCACGCTGGGCATCCTGGGCATGGGCCGCATCGGCCAGGGCATCGCGCGCCGCGGCGCGCACGGCTTCGGCATGAACGTGGTCTACCACAACCGTTCGCGCCTCTCGCCCGAGCTGGAAGCCGAATGCAAGGCCCGCTACGTCGGCAAGGAAGAGCTGCTGCGCACGGCGGACCACCTGGTGCTGGTGCTGCCCTACACCCCGGAATCGCACCACGCGATCGGCGCGGCGGAGCTGGCGCAGATGAAGCCCACGGCCAACCTCATCAACATCGCGCGCGGCGGCATCGTGGACGATGCGGCGCTGGCCCAGGCGCTGCGCGAGCGCCGCATCGCCGCCGCGGGCCTGGACGTGTTCGAGGGCGAGCCCAGGGTGCACCCCGACCTGCTCACGGTGCCCAACGTGGTGCTCACGCCCCACATCGCGAGCGCCACCGTGCCGACCCGCCGGGCCATGGCCCATCTTGCAGCCGACAACCTGATCGCCTTCTTCGGCGGCCGGGGCCCGCTCACACCGGTGAACACGCCCCGCCCGCGCTGA
- a CDS encoding DNA recombination protein RmuC has protein sequence MSFEMLAVFAMLALIAVLLAVLLLRSPRPELPPEWAMRLQRLEQVAQATQLAVAKNDGALDGMAQQLRGFTHATQSHFEAQRGAVDERLAQAVHDARAGRAELREGFDAFEAKLAQRLAQAQADAAVARRELNEALGTFRAELAQTSETLRGTLHERLSAIQADNAARLEEMRRTVDEKLHATLEQRLGESFKLVSDRLEQVHRGLGEMQTLAGSVGDLKRVMTNVKTRGTWGELQLGAIIDNVLAPDQYARNVKTVPGSDELVEFAIRLPGRGQEEPVWLPIDAKFPVESYQRLLDAHDAADKLAVQAAGNALEAAIRLEARKISSKYVSPPHTTDFAVLYLPTEGLFAEVIRRPGLVEALQGECRVMVTGPANLAAMLSSLQMGFKTLAIEKRSSEVWGLLGAVKTEFAKFGEVVEATRKSIDAAAKRFDEVGVRTRAIQRRLRDVQDLPAPQAAAAPALGAAGAASEEEAA, from the coding sequence ATGTCGTTTGAAATGCTGGCCGTATTCGCGATGCTCGCGCTGATCGCCGTGCTCCTGGCCGTGCTGCTGCTGCGCAGCCCGCGGCCGGAGTTGCCTCCCGAGTGGGCCATGCGCCTGCAGCGCCTGGAGCAGGTGGCGCAGGCCACCCAGCTGGCCGTGGCCAAGAACGACGGTGCGCTGGACGGCATGGCGCAGCAGCTGCGCGGATTCACCCATGCCACGCAGAGCCACTTCGAGGCGCAGCGCGGGGCCGTGGACGAACGGCTCGCGCAGGCCGTGCACGATGCGCGTGCGGGCCGCGCGGAACTGCGCGAGGGCTTCGACGCCTTCGAGGCCAAGCTGGCGCAGCGCCTCGCGCAGGCCCAGGCCGATGCCGCGGTGGCGCGCCGCGAGCTGAACGAGGCGCTGGGCACCTTCCGCGCCGAGCTGGCGCAGACCTCCGAGACGCTGCGCGGCACGCTGCACGAACGCCTATCGGCCATCCAGGCGGACAACGCCGCGCGGCTGGAGGAGATGCGCCGCACCGTCGATGAAAAGCTGCACGCCACGCTGGAGCAGCGCCTGGGCGAGTCGTTCAAGCTCGTGAGCGACCGGCTGGAGCAGGTGCACCGCGGCCTGGGCGAGATGCAGACGCTCGCCGGCAGCGTGGGCGACCTCAAGCGCGTGATGACCAACGTGAAGACGCGCGGCACCTGGGGCGAACTGCAGCTGGGTGCCATCATCGACAACGTGCTGGCGCCGGACCAGTACGCGCGCAACGTCAAGACCGTGCCGGGCAGCGACGAGCTGGTGGAGTTCGCCATCCGCCTGCCGGGCCGCGGCCAGGAAGAGCCGGTGTGGCTGCCCATCGACGCGAAGTTCCCGGTGGAGTCGTACCAGCGGCTGCTCGATGCGCACGACGCGGCCGACAAGCTCGCCGTCCAGGCGGCCGGCAACGCGCTGGAGGCCGCCATCCGGCTGGAGGCCCGAAAGATCTCCTCCAAGTACGTCTCGCCGCCGCACACCACCGACTTCGCGGTGCTCTACCTGCCCACCGAGGGGCTCTTCGCCGAGGTGATCCGCCGGCCGGGCCTGGTGGAGGCGCTGCAGGGCGAATGCCGCGTGATGGTCACCGGCCCCGCCAACCTCGCGGCCATGCTGAGCAGCCTGCAGATGGGTTTCAAGACGCTGGCGATCGAGAAGCGCTCCTCCGAGGTGTGGGGGCTGCTGGGTGCCGTGAAGACCGAGTTCGCCAAGTTCGGCGAGGTGGTGGAGGCCACGCGCAAGTCCATCGATGCCGCGGCCAAGCGCTTCGACGAGGTGGGCGTGCGCACGCGCGCGATCCAGCGGCGGCTGCGCGACGTGCAGGATCTGCCGGCGCCGCAGGCCGCCGCGGCACCGGCGCTCGGCGCGGCGGGCGCGGCCTCGGAAGAGGAGGCCGCCTGA
- a CDS encoding MFS transporter produces the protein MDMALARLIAGQICIHACMTGMRLAAPLLALREGYSAAAVGILLALFALTQVFLALPAGRYADRHGLKRPVGWSVLLACAGAAAAVAWPVFPVLCLAALMTGGATGAAMIALQRHVGRAAHDSTQLRRVFSWLAIGPAVSNFVGPFFAGLLIDHAGPAPGSTEGYRAAFALMALLPVATWFWVRATVELPPVIAAEGGPRRRAWDLLGDPGFRRLLVVNWLLSSCWDVHTFVVPLLGHERGLSASVIGSILGAFAIAAAAIRVLMPIVAAHLQESVVVVWAMLATAVLFAVYPLLPSAWALGACSVLLGFALGSVQPMIMSMLHQMTPHHRHGEALGLRLMAINASSVAMPVLFGSAGALIGVAGLFWVVGGIVGIGSRSARKLGAAGAPQATAPGPHP, from the coding sequence ATGGACATGGCCCTCGCACGGCTCATCGCCGGCCAGATCTGCATCCATGCCTGCATGACCGGCATGCGGCTGGCGGCGCCGCTGCTGGCGCTGCGCGAGGGCTACAGCGCGGCGGCGGTCGGCATCCTGCTGGCGCTGTTCGCGCTCACCCAGGTGTTCCTCGCGCTGCCTGCCGGCCGCTATGCCGACCGCCACGGCCTGAAGCGGCCCGTGGGCTGGTCGGTGCTGCTGGCCTGCGCGGGCGCTGCCGCGGCCGTGGCGTGGCCGGTGTTTCCGGTGCTCTGCCTGGCGGCGCTCATGACGGGCGGTGCCACGGGCGCGGCCATGATCGCGCTGCAGCGCCACGTGGGCCGCGCGGCGCACGACTCCACCCAGTTGCGCCGCGTGTTCAGCTGGCTGGCCATCGGGCCCGCCGTCTCCAACTTCGTGGGCCCGTTCTTCGCGGGCCTGCTGATCGACCATGCGGGCCCCGCGCCCGGCAGCACCGAGGGCTACCGCGCCGCGTTCGCGCTGATGGCGCTGCTGCCCGTGGCCACCTGGTTCTGGGTGCGCGCCACGGTGGAACTGCCCCCCGTGATCGCCGCCGAGGGCGGGCCCCGGCGGCGCGCCTGGGACCTGCTGGGCGACCCGGGGTTCCGCCGGCTGCTGGTCGTGAACTGGCTGCTCTCGTCCTGCTGGGACGTGCATACCTTCGTGGTGCCGCTGCTGGGTCACGAGCGGGGGCTCTCCGCATCGGTGATCGGCTCCATCCTCGGGGCCTTCGCCATCGCGGCGGCGGCGATCCGCGTGCTGATGCCCATCGTGGCCGCGCACCTCCAGGAGTCGGTGGTGGTGGTGTGGGCGATGCTGGCCACCGCCGTGCTGTTCGCGGTCTATCCGCTGCTGCCCTCGGCCTGGGCGCTGGGCGCCTGCTCGGTGCTGCTGGGCTTCGCGCTCGGCTCCGTGCAGCCCATGATCATGAGCATGCTGCACCAGATGACCCCGCACCACCGCCACGGCGAGGCATTGGGCCTGCGGCTCATGGCGATCAACGCATCGAGCGTGGCGATGCCCGTGCTGTTCGGATCGGCCGGGGCGCTGATCGGCGTGGCGGGGCTGTTCTGGGTGGTGGGGGGCATCGTCGGGATCGGATCGCGGTCGGCACGGAAGCTGGGAGCCGCGGGCGCTCCCCAGGCCACCGCGCCCGGACCGCACCCGTGA
- a CDS encoding TIGR00730 family Rossman fold protein, with amino-acid sequence MESNTDLNDSRLANAWAELHNHAVSGNPLHADAYRLAFADPEFMLRRETRGIRFQLEMLKPDLGQTAQGIENTVVVYGSARFLAPEDAAQQLTDAEASGDADRIARARLAVRNAGYYDLARRFARVVAEYSEQRPPAERIYICTGGGPGIMEAANRGAHEVGALNVGLNIALPHEQSGNRYISPSLSYKFHYFALRKMHFMMRAKALVAFPGGFGTLDELFEVLTLVQTGKAKPVPIVLFGTEFWKKLVNFEALVEEGTISAADLNLFRYTDDPEEAWGFIKAFYKL; translated from the coding sequence ATGGAATCCAACACCGACCTCAACGACAGCCGCCTGGCCAATGCCTGGGCCGAACTCCACAACCACGCCGTGAGCGGCAACCCGCTGCACGCGGACGCCTACCGGCTCGCTTTCGCCGACCCCGAATTCATGCTGCGCCGCGAGACGCGCGGCATCCGCTTCCAGCTGGAGATGCTCAAGCCCGACCTCGGCCAGACCGCGCAGGGCATCGAGAACACCGTGGTGGTCTACGGCAGCGCCCGTTTCCTGGCCCCCGAGGACGCCGCGCAGCAGCTGACCGATGCCGAGGCCAGCGGCGACGCCGACCGCATCGCCCGTGCACGGCTCGCCGTGCGCAACGCCGGCTACTACGACCTTGCACGCCGCTTCGCGCGCGTGGTGGCCGAATACAGCGAGCAGCGCCCGCCCGCCGAGCGCATCTACATCTGCACCGGCGGCGGCCCCGGCATCATGGAAGCCGCCAACCGCGGCGCACACGAAGTGGGCGCACTCAACGTGGGCCTGAACATCGCGCTGCCGCACGAGCAGAGCGGCAACCGCTACATCTCGCCCTCGCTGTCGTACAAGTTCCACTACTTCGCGCTGCGCAAGATGCACTTCATGATGCGCGCCAAGGCGCTCGTCGCCTTCCCCGGCGGATTCGGCACGCTCGACGAGCTGTTCGAAGTGCTCACGCTGGTGCAGACCGGCAAGGCCAAGCCCGTGCCGATCGTGCTCTTCGGCACCGAGTTCTGGAAGAAGCTCGTCAACTTCGAGGCCCTGGTGGAGGAAGGCACCATCTCGGCCGCCGACCTGAACCTGTTCCGCTACACGGACGATCCTGAGGAGGCGTGGGGCTTCATCAAGGCGTTCTACAAGCTGTGA
- the crcB gene encoding fluoride efflux transporter CrcB — protein MWLHITVICLAACVGALMRWGFALWLNPGGVLPWGTLAVNLIGGYCIGIALAVFTSRPDIDPAWRLLIITGFLGTLTTFSSFSGEVVTMLMQQRFGLAFATIGLHLGGSLALTWAGMRTALWWMAR, from the coding sequence ATGTGGCTGCACATCACCGTCATCTGCCTGGCCGCCTGCGTGGGCGCCCTGATGCGCTGGGGTTTCGCGCTCTGGCTCAATCCGGGCGGGGTGCTCCCCTGGGGCACCCTGGCCGTCAACCTCATCGGCGGCTACTGCATCGGCATCGCGCTCGCGGTCTTCACGAGCCGCCCGGACATCGATCCGGCCTGGCGCCTGCTGATCATCACCGGCTTCCTGGGCACGCTCACCACCTTCTCGAGCTTCTCGGGCGAGGTGGTCACCATGCTCATGCAGCAGCGGTTCGGCCTCGCGTTCGCCACCATCGGACTGCACCTGGGCGGGTCGCTCGCGCTCACCTGGGCGGGCATGCGCACCGCACTGTGGTGGATGGCCCGCTGA
- a CDS encoding TRAP transporter large permease, which produces MDILLVGGILLLLMIVLLAGGVWIAMTLAICGWVGQAFFTNTQPGKNLFSAFWESNASWELAALPLFIWMGEILFRTRLSEEMFEGLRPWLNRVPGRLMHTTILGCGIFGSVSGSSAATCATISKVALPELLRRGYDERLALGSLATAGTLGILIPPSITMVVYAVAADASIIRIFLAGFLPGLLLMLLFSGYIGWWSLRHPDRVPPADAPTTLREKIRRSGQLIPVTVLIVFIVWVLVAGYATATECAAFGVVGSLGLALWSRSLTWKNFSEGLMGATRTSCMIMFILAGAAFLTKTMAFTGIPRELAEWVDAMHLPPYALIGVLTLVYLVLGTALDGISMIVLTSAVVLPMIQKAGFDLVWFGIFIVLLVEIAEVTPPVGFNLFVLQNMTGKDSNTIARAAIPFFVCLVACIALITVFPQIVTVLPDLVMGKDGGG; this is translated from the coding sequence ATGGACATCCTGCTGGTGGGCGGCATCCTGCTGCTCCTGATGATCGTGCTGCTCGCGGGCGGCGTCTGGATCGCGATGACGCTCGCCATCTGCGGCTGGGTGGGCCAGGCGTTCTTCACGAACACGCAGCCCGGCAAGAACCTGTTCTCTGCCTTCTGGGAGAGCAACGCGAGCTGGGAGCTGGCCGCGCTGCCGCTCTTCATCTGGATGGGCGAGATCCTGTTCCGCACACGGCTCAGCGAGGAGATGTTCGAAGGCCTGCGGCCGTGGCTCAACCGCGTGCCGGGCCGGCTCATGCACACCACGATCCTGGGCTGCGGCATCTTCGGCTCGGTGTCGGGCTCGTCGGCCGCCACCTGCGCCACGATCAGCAAGGTGGCCCTGCCCGAGCTGCTGCGGCGCGGCTACGACGAGCGGCTCGCGCTCGGGTCGCTCGCCACGGCGGGCACGCTGGGCATCCTGATCCCGCCCTCCATCACCATGGTGGTGTACGCGGTGGCGGCGGATGCCTCGATCATCCGCATCTTCCTGGCCGGCTTCCTGCCCGGGCTGCTGCTGATGCTGCTGTTCTCGGGCTACATCGGCTGGTGGAGCCTGCGCCACCCCGACCGCGTGCCGCCGGCCGACGCGCCCACCACGCTGCGCGAGAAGATCCGCCGCTCCGGGCAGCTCATCCCCGTCACGGTGCTGATCGTGTTCATCGTCTGGGTGCTGGTGGCGGGCTATGCCACGGCCACCGAATGCGCGGCCTTCGGCGTGGTGGGCTCGCTGGGCCTCGCGCTCTGGAGCCGCTCGCTCACCTGGAAGAACTTCTCCGAAGGGCTGATGGGCGCCACCCGCACGAGCTGCATGATCATGTTCATCCTCGCGGGCGCGGCCTTCCTCACCAAGACCATGGCCTTCACGGGGATCCCGCGCGAGCTGGCCGAGTGGGTGGACGCGATGCACCTGCCTCCCTACGCGCTGATCGGCGTGCTCACGCTGGTCTACCTCGTGCTGGGCACGGCGCTGGACGGCATCAGCATGATCGTGCTCACCAGCGCGGTGGTGCTGCCGATGATCCAGAAGGCGGGCTTCGACCTGGTGTGGTTCGGCATCTTCATCGTGCTACTGGTGGAGATCGCCGAGGTGACGCCGCCTGTGGGCTTCAACCTCTTCGTGCTGCAGAACATGACGGGCAAGGACAGCAACACCATTGCGCGTGCCGCCATCCCGTTCTTCGTGTGCCTCGTGGCGTGCATCGCGCTGATCACCGTGTTCCCGCAGATCGTCACGGTGCTGCCGGACCTCGTGATGGGCAAGGACGGAGGCGGCTGA
- a CDS encoding TRAP transporter small permease, producing MRRFLDRLYFAAGALGATFVALICVLMVAQSVLREMGVRTGALNDVVAWFCAAAAFFAMAHAFKHGDFVRVTLLLEKLPPRTRHAFELAALAIGTVATAYLAWSACLFTYESWEFNDVAQGLLPLPMWIPQLSFALGSVLLLVAVVDELLIVLRGAKPTFVRAVDERHARGDFSADI from the coding sequence ATGCGGCGCTTTCTCGACCGGCTCTACTTCGCGGCGGGCGCGCTCGGCGCCACCTTCGTCGCGCTGATCTGCGTGCTCATGGTCGCGCAGAGCGTGCTGCGCGAGATGGGCGTGCGCACCGGCGCGCTCAACGACGTGGTGGCCTGGTTCTGCGCCGCCGCCGCGTTCTTCGCGATGGCCCATGCCTTCAAGCACGGCGATTTCGTGCGCGTCACGCTGCTGCTGGAGAAGCTGCCGCCGCGCACGCGCCACGCGTTCGAGCTGGCCGCGCTCGCCATCGGCACGGTGGCCACGGCCTACCTCGCATGGTCCGCCTGCCTCTTCACCTACGAGAGCTGGGAGTTCAACGACGTGGCCCAGGGCCTGCTGCCGCTGCCGATGTGGATCCCGCAGCTCAGCTTCGCGCTCGGCTCCGTGCTGCTGCTGGTGGCCGTGGTGGACGAGCTGCTCATCGTGCTGCGCGGCGCCAAGCCCACCTTCGTGCGCGCGGTGGACGAGCGCCACGCCCGCGGGGATTTCTCCGCCGACATCTGA